A single window of Bacteroidota bacterium DNA harbors:
- a CDS encoding 2-oxo acid dehydrogenase subunit E2 has translation MAEVELIMPKMGESVHEATIIKWLKNEGDKIALDEPVLEIATDKVDSEIPSTAEGTLSKKLFKEGEVVQVGKPIAIISTAAAETISVKPKETPSVSKPQIQTPSKNGEPVAAPVPESASAERVSSSGKPALPAGRFYSPLVKNIARQEGISIAELETISGTGKDGRVTKHDILDYVPRRKKDGVKKVSTPLHEISAPQVFVSPNDEIIEMDRMRKLIAEHMVMSKRVSPHVTSYVEADVTNLVKWRDKIKASFEKREGEKITFTPVFIEAVVNAIKDFPMVNVSVDGTKIIVRKNINIGMAAALPSGNLIVPVIKNADRYNLFGLTKTVNDLAARARANKLLPDEVQGGTFTLTNVGVFGNVMGAPIINQPQAAILATGVIKKKPVVMETEFGDSIVIRSMMFLSLSYDHRVVDGMLGGSFLRRAADYLEKFDASQTI, from the coding sequence ATGGCAGAAGTTGAACTGATAATGCCAAAAATGGGCGAGAGCGTTCACGAAGCCACTATTATCAAATGGCTGAAAAACGAAGGCGACAAAATTGCGCTCGATGAGCCCGTTCTCGAAATTGCCACCGATAAAGTTGATTCCGAAATTCCCTCCACTGCCGAAGGCACTCTCTCAAAAAAACTTTTCAAAGAAGGAGAAGTAGTGCAGGTGGGAAAACCCATTGCAATTATTTCTACCGCTGCTGCTGAAACAATATCTGTCAAGCCGAAAGAAACTCCTTCTGTTTCCAAACCGCAAATTCAAACTCCTTCAAAGAACGGAGAGCCTGTTGCTGCACCAGTTCCTGAAAGCGCTTCGGCTGAACGAGTTTCTTCTTCCGGAAAACCTGCCTTGCCGGCAGGCAGGTTTTATTCTCCGCTGGTAAAAAATATTGCCAGGCAGGAAGGAATTTCCATTGCCGAACTGGAAACTATTTCAGGAACGGGAAAAGACGGACGAGTTACCAAGCATGATATTCTCGATTATGTTCCCAGAAGAAAAAAAGATGGCGTGAAAAAAGTTTCAACTCCTCTTCACGAAATTTCCGCGCCACAAGTTTTTGTTTCTCCCAACGATGAAATTATTGAGATGGACCGCATGCGCAAACTCATTGCCGAGCACATGGTGATGAGCAAGCGCGTGTCGCCACACGTAACATCCTATGTGGAAGCCGATGTAACTAACCTTGTGAAGTGGAGAGATAAGATAAAAGCAAGTTTTGAAAAACGCGAAGGAGAAAAAATCACATTCACTCCGGTGTTCATCGAAGCAGTGGTGAATGCCATCAAGGATTTTCCGATGGTGAATGTTTCGGTGGACGGAACAAAAATAATTGTGCGGAAGAATATAAATATCGGAATGGCAGCCGCGCTTCCTTCGGGAAATTTAATTGTGCCGGTAATAAAAAATGCCGACCGCTATAATTTATTCGGTCTCACAAAAACCGTAAATGATTTAGCCGCACGCGCACGCGCAAATAAACTTTTGCCCGATGAAGTGCAAGGCGGAACATTCACGCTTACCAACGTGGGCGTTTTCGGAAATGTGATGGGCGCTCCCATTATCAACCAGCCGCAGGCAGCCATTCTCGCAACAGGAGTCATCAAGAAAAAACCGGTGGTGATGGAAACTGAATTCGGAGATTCAATTGTAATCCGCAGCATGATGTTCCTCTCGCTTTCGTACGACCACCGCGTGGTGGACGGAATGCTGGGCGGAAGTTTTCTCAGAAGAGCGGCTGATTACCTTGAAAAGTTTGACGCAAGCCAAACAATATAA